One genomic window of Sphingomonas sp. C3-2 includes the following:
- a CDS encoding acyl-CoA dehydrogenase family protein, with product MSQHVERHIDPVEEEAFLDAIDRWLEREVRPVIMHHDHNDIWPEKLVGQMQEMGLFGATIDQAYGGLGLPAKTYAKIITKISSYWMAITGIVNSHLIMAAAVERFGTEAQKQQWLPKFASGEIRGGLALTEPDAGTDLQGIRTTAVRDGDHYVINGTKTWITNGVQGSCFALLVKTDPKAEPRYKGMSIFIAPKAEGFTVSKKFDKLGYKAIDSAELVFDNYRIPADNLIGGVEGEGFFQATGGLELGRINVAARGVGLAEGSLRLATEYAQIRKTMGKPIAQHQAIQLKLGEMVTRAKAAQLLVANAAQAYDRGERCDMEAGMAKFFASEAAVRNSEEAMRIFGGYSYSKEYEIERFYRDALLMCIGEGTNEMQRMIIAKQWLKRNPV from the coding sequence ATGTCCCAACATGTGGAACGTCATATCGATCCGGTCGAGGAAGAAGCCTTTCTCGACGCGATCGACCGGTGGCTGGAACGCGAAGTGCGCCCCGTCATCATGCACCACGACCATAACGACATCTGGCCCGAAAAGCTTGTCGGCCAAATGCAGGAAATGGGCCTGTTCGGTGCGACGATCGATCAGGCATATGGCGGTCTCGGCCTGCCGGCCAAGACCTATGCCAAGATCATCACCAAGATCTCGTCCTACTGGATGGCGATCACGGGGATCGTCAATTCGCACCTGATCATGGCGGCGGCGGTCGAACGCTTCGGCACCGAGGCGCAGAAGCAGCAATGGCTGCCCAAGTTCGCCAGCGGCGAGATCCGCGGCGGCCTGGCGCTGACCGAACCCGATGCCGGCACCGATCTTCAGGGTATCCGTACCACTGCGGTGCGCGACGGCGATCACTATGTGATCAACGGCACCAAGACCTGGATCACCAACGGCGTGCAGGGCAGCTGCTTTGCGCTCCTGGTGAAGACCGATCCTAAGGCCGAGCCGCGCTATAAGGGCATGAGCATCTTCATCGCCCCCAAGGCCGAAGGCTTCACGGTTTCGAAGAAGTTCGACAAGCTCGGCTATAAGGCGATCGACAGCGCCGAGCTGGTGTTCGACAATTACCGCATCCCGGCCGACAACCTGATCGGCGGCGTCGAGGGCGAGGGCTTTTTCCAGGCGACCGGCGGACTTGAGCTTGGCCGCATCAACGTCGCGGCACGCGGCGTCGGCCTGGCCGAAGGTTCGCTGCGTCTGGCGACCGAATATGCCCAGATCCGCAAGACGATGGGCAAGCCTATCGCGCAGCACCAGGCGATCCAGCTCAAGCTGGGGGAGATGGTGACGCGCGCCAAGGCGGCGCAGCTGCTCGTCGCGAATGCGGCCCAGGCCTATGACCGCGGCGAACGCTGCGACATGGAAGCGGGCATGGCGAAGTTCTTTGCCTCGGAAGCGGCGGTCCGCAATTCCGAAGAGGCGATGCGCATCTTCGGCGGCTACAGCTATTCCAAGGAATATGAGATCGAGCGCTTCTATCGTGATGCCCTGCTGATGTGCATCGGCGAAGGCACCAACGAGATGCAGCGCATGATCATCGCCAAGCAGTGGCTGAAGAGGAACCCGGTGTGA
- a CDS encoding phenylacetate--CoA ligase family protein: protein MTFPTYHETFDAKQMLEDYPVGDAFTARYTTMSRDELHAMQNERFLKLMKRGWEVPFYQRLWGAQGIEAGDIRSLDDITKLPVYDKTDLMASIAEFPPYGDFAGLGGADRPPTIFHTTSGTTGRPQALLFGPKGREITNLLVGRMYRWQGLSPQDVVQSVYGHGMINGGHYIREAVTHFTNSIFLSAGTGIETRSVNQVSLMADFNVSVLVGFIDYIRKLAEVAKAEGLLDKINIKMICGHLGTEDRASVEQAWGGAKAYDWYGVGDTGSIAGEGPERDGLYVWEDAQYLELLDVDTGAQVGAGETGDMVVTCLFKDDIAPCIRFNTHDITHELTGANQTGMVFKRIAGFKGRSDNMVKLRGINVFPHAIGALIENRPDLTGEFVCYLRRDAAGRDDMCVTLESRGGTDEAQLAGMLRQGLGVEVSIALVGAGETAPATQIDVRQKPIRLIDERKL from the coding sequence ATGACTTTCCCGACCTATCATGAAACGTTCGACGCCAAGCAGATGCTGGAGGATTATCCGGTAGGCGACGCTTTCACCGCTCGCTACACGACGATGAGCCGTGACGAATTGCACGCGATGCAGAATGAGCGGTTCCTGAAGCTGATGAAGCGTGGTTGGGAAGTGCCCTTCTACCAGCGCCTCTGGGGCGCGCAGGGCATCGAGGCCGGCGATATCCGCAGCCTTGACGATATCACCAAGCTGCCCGTCTACGACAAGACCGACCTGATGGCCTCGATCGCCGAATTCCCGCCTTATGGCGATTTCGCCGGGCTGGGCGGTGCGGATCGTCCGCCGACGATCTTCCACACCACCTCGGGTACCACCGGGCGTCCGCAGGCGCTGCTCTTTGGCCCCAAGGGGCGCGAGATCACCAATCTGCTCGTCGGCCGCATGTATCGCTGGCAGGGCCTGTCGCCGCAGGATGTGGTGCAGTCGGTCTATGGCCACGGCATGATCAATGGCGGCCATTATATCCGCGAAGCGGTGACGCACTTCACCAACTCGATCTTCCTGTCGGCGGGGACGGGCATCGAAACCCGCTCGGTCAACCAGGTCTCGCTGATGGCCGATTTCAACGTTTCGGTGCTGGTGGGCTTCATCGACTATATCCGCAAGCTCGCCGAAGTCGCGAAGGCGGAAGGCCTGCTGGACAAGATCAACATCAAGATGATCTGCGGCCACCTTGGCACCGAAGACCGCGCCAGTGTCGAACAGGCATGGGGCGGCGCGAAGGCCTATGACTGGTACGGCGTGGGCGACACTGGCTCGATCGCGGGCGAAGGCCCCGAGCGCGACGGTCTTTATGTCTGGGAAGACGCGCAATATCTCGAACTGCTCGACGTCGACACCGGTGCGCAGGTGGGCGCGGGCGAAACCGGCGACATGGTCGTCACCTGCTTGTTCAAGGACGATATTGCGCCCTGCATCCGCTTCAACACGCACGACATCACGCACGAACTGACCGGCGCCAACCAGACCGGCATGGTGTTCAAGCGGATCGCCGGCTTCAAGGGCCGCAGCGACAATATGGTCAAGCTGCGCGGCATCAACGTCTTCCCGCACGCTATCGGCGCGCTGATTGAAAACCGCCCCGACCTGACGGGCGAGTTCGTCTGCTATCTGCGCCGTGACGCCGCCGGCCGCGACGATATGTGCGTGACGCTGGAAAGCCGCGGCGGCACCGATGAGGCGCAGCTTGCAGGCATGCTGCGCCAGGGGCTTGGCGTCGAGGTGTCGATCGCACTGGTGGGCGCGGGCGAAACCGCACCGGCCACCCAGATCGACGTGCGCCAGAAGCCGATCCGCCTGATCGACGAGCGCAAGCTGTGA
- a CDS encoding MmgE/PrpD family protein, with product MSATKRLIEFARAEHRLPDAVRDAAIHLLGDTLAVGAAGSTAPGADGVFAAAQGWGAGQDARIIARDVRLPAAGAAFVNAFQIHCLEWDAVHEPAVVHALSTVTASVAAAIDRRGGCDPDEALAALAVGVDVASGLGIAASSALRFFRPATAGCIGSALAVARIDGVENSEDVLGLAYSQVAGTMQAHVEGSIALPLQIAGAARAAIAAVDLVKAGLTGPHDVLEGPFGYFKLIDDGNIAGYTDHLGDVWRIAEVSIKPFPSGRASHAVIATLDTLMREGAVSAGNVATIEAFVPPLIQRLVGRPMQAAMTPAYARLCLQLLVALQLIDGRIDPRRFTADTFADPAIGTLARKLSITLDGNQDPNALSPQRLVVTLNDGTRVERVIPHTLGHPDAAMSAAQTATKRGLARELAANITDPRLFADPLSYFTRPEPA from the coding sequence GTGAGCGCGACCAAGAGGCTGATCGAATTTGCCCGCGCCGAGCACAGGCTGCCGGATGCCGTGCGCGACGCCGCGATCCATCTGCTCGGCGATACGCTGGCGGTAGGGGCCGCCGGGTCGACCGCGCCGGGGGCGGACGGCGTGTTCGCCGCGGCACAAGGCTGGGGCGCCGGGCAGGATGCGCGTATCATCGCGCGCGATGTGCGCCTGCCGGCTGCTGGGGCGGCGTTCGTCAACGCCTTCCAGATCCATTGTCTCGAATGGGATGCGGTGCACGAACCCGCCGTAGTCCATGCGCTTTCAACGGTCACCGCATCGGTTGCCGCCGCGATCGACCGGCGCGGCGGATGCGACCCCGACGAGGCGCTGGCCGCGCTTGCGGTGGGTGTCGACGTGGCGAGCGGGCTGGGCATTGCCGCCAGCAGCGCGCTGCGCTTCTTCCGTCCGGCCACCGCAGGGTGCATCGGTTCGGCGCTTGCCGTCGCCCGGATCGACGGTGTCGAGAATTCCGAGGATGTGCTCGGCCTTGCCTATTCGCAGGTGGCGGGCACGATGCAGGCGCATGTCGAGGGGTCGATCGCGCTGCCGCTTCAGATAGCGGGGGCCGCGCGCGCGGCGATCGCTGCGGTCGATCTCGTCAAGGCGGGGCTCACCGGCCCGCACGATGTGCTCGAAGGCCCGTTCGGCTATTTCAAGCTGATCGATGACGGCAATATTGCCGGCTATACCGATCATCTGGGGGATGTGTGGCGGATTGCCGAAGTCAGCATCAAGCCCTTCCCCTCGGGCCGTGCCAGCCACGCCGTGATCGCGACGCTCGATACGCTGATGCGCGAAGGCGCGGTCAGCGCGGGCAATGTCGCCACGATCGAGGCGTTCGTGCCGCCGCTTATCCAGCGGCTTGTCGGCCGCCCGATGCAGGCGGCGATGACGCCCGCTTATGCGCGGCTGTGCCTGCAATTGCTCGTCGCGCTGCAACTGATCGATGGCCGCATCGATCCGCGCCGCTTTACCGCCGATACCTTTGCCGATCCCGCCATCGGCACGCTTGCGCGCAAGCTGTCGATCACGCTCGACGGCAATCAGGACCCCAATGCGCTGTCGCCGCAGCGGCTTGTCGTCACGCTGAATGACGGCACCCGCGTCGAGCGCGTGATCCCGCATACCCTTGGCCATCCCGATGCGGCGATGAGCGCCGCGCAGACGGCAACCAAGCGCGGCCTCGCACGCGAACTCGCCGCCAACATCACCGATCCCCGGCTTTTTGCCGACCCGCTTTCCTATTTCACTCGTCCGGAGCCAGCATGA
- a CDS encoding CoA transferase, whose amino-acid sequence MTGALPLAGYRILSAEQYGAGPYGTMFLGQLGAEVIKIEQPGAGDSARAVGPHFLRENESLFFQSFNLNKRSLTLDLNTPEGKAILHRLAASSHAVVNNLRGDLPGKIGLTYAHLKDANPALVCAHLSAYGRDNERARWPGYDYLMQAEAGFMAMTGDPSAPPTRFGLSIVDFMTGTMMAIGLLAALVDAQRSGQGRDVDVDLLSTAIHQTSYPAMWYLNAGDITARTVRSAHPSVTPSQMFPTADGSVFIMAQIPKFWTVLTEKIGRPELAQDPRFLKPADRTKNRDALVAILDAVFATKPTAYWIEALGGHMPVAPVFSLDQALDNPYLRTTGMVDSVVHPDRAEMRVLANPIKIDGQRLPNRAGPLLGNDTETVLAEAGYDAAEIAAFKDKGIV is encoded by the coding sequence GTGACGGGCGCGCTTCCCCTTGCAGGCTATCGCATCCTTTCGGCCGAGCAATATGGTGCGGGTCCGTACGGCACCATGTTCCTCGGCCAGCTGGGGGCAGAGGTCATCAAGATCGAACAACCGGGCGCTGGAGACAGCGCCCGGGCGGTCGGGCCGCACTTTCTGCGTGAAAATGAAAGCCTGTTCTTCCAGAGCTTCAATCTCAACAAGCGCTCGCTGACGCTTGATCTGAACACGCCAGAGGGCAAGGCGATCCTGCACCGGCTCGCCGCCTCGTCGCACGCGGTGGTCAACAATCTGCGCGGCGACCTGCCGGGCAAGATCGGCCTGACCTATGCGCATCTGAAGGACGCCAACCCCGCGCTCGTCTGCGCGCATCTGTCGGCCTATGGCCGCGACAATGAGCGCGCACGCTGGCCTGGCTATGACTATCTGATGCAGGCGGAAGCCGGCTTCATGGCGATGACCGGCGATCCGTCGGCACCGCCGACGCGCTTCGGCCTGTCGATCGTCGACTTCATGACCGGCACGATGATGGCGATCGGCCTGCTCGCCGCCCTTGTCGATGCGCAGCGCAGCGGCCAGGGACGCGATGTCGATGTCGACCTGCTGTCGACCGCGATCCACCAGACCAGCTATCCGGCCATGTGGTATCTGAACGCCGGCGACATCACCGCGCGCACCGTGCGTTCGGCGCATCCCTCGGTAACCCCGAGCCAGATGTTCCCGACCGCGGATGGTTCGGTGTTCATCATGGCGCAAATCCCCAAATTCTGGACCGTGCTGACCGAAAAGATCGGCCGTCCCGAACTGGCGCAGGATCCGCGCTTCCTGAAGCCCGCGGATCGGACCAAGAACCGCGACGCGCTTGTCGCCATCCTCGACGCGGTGTTTGCGACCAAGCCGACGGCTTATTGGATCGAGGCGCTGGGCGGCCATATGCCGGTTGCCCCGGTGTTCTCGCTCGATCAGGCGCTCGACAATCCGTATCTGCGGACGACGGGCATGGTCGACAGCGTCGTGCATCCCGACCGCGCAGAGATGCGCGTGCTGGCCAACCCGATCAAGATCGACGGCCAGCGCCTGCCCAATCGGGCAGGGCCGCTGCTGGGCAACGACACCGAAACCGTCCTCGCAGAGGCGGGTTACGACGCGGCGGAGATCGCGGCATTCAAGGACAAGGGCATCGTTTGA
- a CDS encoding CoA transferase, with translation MGKLTGIKVVDLSQFLPGPMLSVMMADHGAEVVKVEPLAGEPARTQAPFEAGQSVWFRNLNRGKKSVALDLKSDAGREALWALIDEADVFIEGFRPGVVKRLGFGYDAVAARNPRIVYCSISAFGQTGELAHHAAHDMAVQAMAGFLSVNDGPDGMPVVPGAPSADMAAGLTGLSAVLMALLGRAQSGRGDYIDVAMFDSLLPWCAHIAGGAVGGGEPPRSTTQRSLGGAAFYNVYETADGRHIVLGGRELKFVENLLTALGRPDLIPLGSEEPGPAQAPLIAYLRETFRTSTRAEWVEWFADRDVAFAPVFDFQEAFTQPHAAERGLVVAVDGAHHIAPPIRFASDPAWVPASAPELGADG, from the coding sequence ATGGGTAAGCTGACTGGGATCAAGGTCGTCGATCTGTCGCAATTTTTGCCGGGGCCGATGCTCTCGGTGATGATGGCGGATCACGGTGCCGAGGTGGTGAAGGTGGAACCGCTGGCCGGGGAACCCGCACGCACCCAGGCGCCGTTCGAGGCCGGCCAGTCAGTCTGGTTCCGTAATCTCAATCGTGGCAAGAAAAGCGTCGCGCTCGATCTCAAGAGCGATGCGGGCCGCGAGGCGCTATGGGCGCTGATCGACGAGGCGGATGTCTTCATCGAAGGCTTTCGTCCCGGCGTCGTGAAGCGCCTTGGCTTTGGCTATGATGCAGTGGCGGCGCGCAATCCGCGCATCGTCTATTGCTCGATCTCGGCCTTTGGGCAGACGGGGGAACTGGCGCATCACGCAGCGCACGACATGGCGGTGCAGGCGATGGCCGGTTTCCTCTCGGTCAATGACGGGCCTGACGGCATGCCGGTTGTCCCCGGCGCGCCCTCGGCCGACATGGCGGCGGGGCTCACGGGTCTTTCGGCCGTGCTGATGGCGCTCCTCGGTCGCGCGCAATCAGGGCGGGGCGACTATATCGATGTCGCGATGTTCGATTCGCTGCTGCCCTGGTGCGCGCATATCGCGGGCGGCGCGGTCGGCGGCGGAGAGCCGCCGCGCTCAACCACTCAGCGTTCGCTGGGTGGGGCCGCCTTTTACAATGTCTATGAGACCGCCGATGGCCGGCACATCGTGCTGGGCGGTCGTGAACTCAAATTCGTCGAAAATCTGTTGACCGCGCTTGGCCGCCCCGACCTTATCCCGCTGGGCAGCGAGGAGCCGGGCCCGGCGCAAGCGCCGCTCATCGCCTATCTGCGCGAAACCTTCCGCACGTCTACGCGCGCCGAATGGGTGGAGTGGTTCGCGGACCGGGACGTGGCCTTTGCGCCCGTGTTCGATTTCCAAGAAGCGTTCACCCAGCCGCATGCCGCCGAACGCGGGCTGGTGGTGGCGGTGGACGGCGCGCATCATATCGCCCCGCCCATCCGTTTTGCCAGCGATCCGGCCTGGGTGCCGGCATCGGCGCCGGAGCTCGGCGCCGATGGCTGA
- a CDS encoding amidase: MIALHQLDIAGLRAAYAAGETSPAEVVAHYLARIDQYDPVIRSYVGLDRDGAMAAALESGVRLAEGRARALEGVPVAVKSNIAVKGLEWNAGMEARRGIVADADAEAVARLRAAGAIILGTLNMHEAALGATTDNPWFGQTINPHGTGCTPGGSSGGSGAAVSAGLCVASLGTDTLGSVRIPSAYNGVYGIKPTHGAISDAGLVPLSEWLDSIGPIARSLGDLEALLAVLADGGAGVVSFGRLVLLDSFDDLGCEPAVLAAYERALGQIGDLPRAALSLEDNAVGVRFAGFVVAARELIGHLGAVRSEKADQLSNELRFMLDYAAGRSPEDVEKAEAIIARTRAAVRSAVGEDGVLLMPTAPQAAFPHSARPPVTQSAFTAFANIAGLPAISIPAGLDDNNMPVAIQLVGPEGSEAALIALARQLDAGLAGFVPSPLI; encoded by the coding sequence GTGATCGCCCTGCACCAGCTCGACATTGCCGGGCTGCGTGCGGCCTATGCGGCGGGCGAGACATCGCCCGCCGAGGTCGTTGCGCATTATCTTGCGCGGATCGACCAATATGATCCGGTGATCCGGTCCTATGTCGGGCTTGACCGGGACGGGGCGATGGCGGCGGCGCTGGAAAGCGGCGTGCGCCTTGCCGAAGGCCGCGCCCGCGCGCTCGAAGGCGTGCCCGTCGCGGTGAAATCGAACATCGCGGTTAAGGGGCTTGAATGGAATGCCGGGATGGAAGCCCGGCGCGGCATCGTCGCCGACGCCGATGCCGAAGCCGTCGCCCGGCTGCGCGCGGCAGGCGCGATCATCCTCGGTACGCTCAACATGCACGAAGCCGCACTGGGCGCGACGACGGACAATCCGTGGTTCGGCCAGACGATCAACCCGCACGGCACGGGGTGCACCCCCGGTGGGTCGTCGGGCGGCAGCGGGGCGGCGGTATCCGCCGGGCTGTGCGTTGCGTCGCTTGGCACCGACACGCTGGGGTCGGTGCGTATCCCGTCGGCCTATAACGGCGTCTACGGCATCAAGCCGACGCACGGCGCAATTTCGGATGCGGGGCTCGTTCCGCTGAGCGAATGGCTCGACAGCATCGGCCCCATCGCGCGGTCGCTTGGCGATCTGGAGGCGCTGCTTGCAGTGCTTGCCGATGGCGGGGCGGGCGTTGTTTCGTTCGGCCGTCTGGTGCTGCTCGACAGTTTCGACGATCTGGGCTGCGAGCCGGCGGTTCTCGCCGCCTATGAACGCGCGCTTGGCCAGATCGGCGATCTGCCGCGCGCGGCACTGTCGCTTGAGGACAATGCGGTGGGCGTACGCTTTGCCGGGTTCGTCGTCGCGGCGCGCGAACTGATCGGCCATCTCGGCGCCGTGCGCAGCGAAAAGGCGGACCAGCTTTCGAACGAACTGCGCTTCATGCTCGATTATGCCGCTGGGCGCTCGCCCGAGGATGTCGAAAAGGCCGAGGCGATCATCGCGCGCACCCGCGCGGCGGTGCGTTCGGCGGTGGGCGAGGACGGCGTCCTTTTGATGCCGACCGCGCCGCAGGCGGCCTTCCCGCACAGCGCCCGCCCGCCGGTGACCCAGTCGGCCTTCACCGCCTTTGCCAATATCGCGGGTCTCCCGGCGATCAGCATTCCGGCGGGGCTTGATGACAATAACATGCCCGTGGCCATCCAGCTGGTTGGCCCCGAGGGCAGCGAAGCGGCGCTGATCGCGCTGGCACGGCAGCTTGATGCCGGGCTGGCGGGTTTCGTGCCGTCCCCCCTGATTTGA
- a CDS encoding SDR family NAD(P)-dependent oxidoreductase, protein MRRFEGKTIVVTGSGRDKGLGQAILQRFADEGANCVVSDLGKPAEHMGASDIGTTDEMEAVAEELRQRGAKVAVIPCDVRSEESCEALVARTVETFGSLDIWVNNAGIGYIMKPLLETTGSEWEAVIGVNLSGAFYGTKAAAKAMIAAGKGGRIINIASQAAKSGFPHMAPYTSSKHGMVGLTRSNAIELGQYGITVNAVCPNHVTTGLGARQNEYFSKLLGFDTVEAYVENMKRKNPMGRPGLGSDTAAACAWLASDDAVYVTGEALNVSGGEEMH, encoded by the coding sequence ATGCGGCGTTTCGAGGGCAAGACCATCGTCGTCACCGGATCGGGCCGCGACAAGGGGCTTGGTCAGGCGATCCTGCAGCGCTTTGCCGATGAGGGCGCGAACTGCGTCGTTTCCGACCTTGGCAAACCCGCCGAGCATATGGGCGCAAGCGACATCGGCACGACCGACGAGATGGAAGCGGTGGCCGAGGAACTGCGCCAGCGCGGTGCCAAGGTTGCGGTGATCCCCTGCGATGTGCGGTCGGAAGAAAGCTGCGAGGCGCTTGTCGCCAGGACCGTCGAGACCTTCGGTTCGCTCGATATCTGGGTGAACAATGCGGGTATCGGCTATATCATGAAGCCGTTGCTTGAGACGACGGGTAGCGAATGGGAAGCCGTGATCGGGGTCAACCTGTCGGGCGCGTTCTACGGCACCAAGGCGGCCGCCAAGGCGATGATCGCCGCGGGCAAGGGCGGACGCATCATCAACATCGCCAGCCAGGCCGCCAAGTCGGGCTTCCCGCACATGGCGCCCTATACCAGCTCCAAGCACGGCATGGTGGGCCTTACGCGGTCGAACGCGATCGAGCTGGGCCAATATGGCATCACCGTCAACGCGGTGTGCCCCAACCATGTGACCACCGGCCTTGGTGCACGCCAGAACGAATATTTCTCGAAGCTGCTCGGTTTCGACACGGTCGAGGCGTACGTCGAGAATATGAAGCGCAAGAACCCGATGGGCCGCCCCGGGCTTGGCAGCGATACCGCCGCCGCCTGTGCCTGGCTGGCCTCGGACGACGCAGTTTACGTGACCGGCGAGGCGCTCAACGTCTCGGGCGGTGAGGAGATGCATTGA
- a CDS encoding MmgE/PrpD family protein — protein MDDVHRTAILHPGPVVWPAALSLGDDDLDGALDAAVRGYEAMIAIGSMLDARHYAYWHNTATAGTFGAAAAAASRLDLDSAQTVSALGLAGSVTGGLWQMRHEPVMAKQWHLAHCLTTGVAAARNAAHGITGPRFILEGPQGLLTASCAEPRPLELPDHWRIDEVSFKPWGACRHAHPAIDAALELKAQGALEGPVTLSSYRDAMVFCDRPNPQSVIDAKFSIQHAVAIVMARGVPVLTDFEPEAIAELAPLRALVTVAEDLAITADYPAHFGARIESATGRVMLRDALGDPERPLADAGIIEKAQALMAWGGIDPSRAEAAIQAVLEGDRVSAITDILGEWL, from the coding sequence ATGGATGATGTCCATCGGACGGCAATTTTGCACCCCGGCCCGGTGGTGTGGCCGGCGGCGCTAAGCCTTGGCGACGATGATCTGGACGGCGCATTGGACGCGGCGGTGCGCGGCTATGAGGCGATGATCGCCATCGGATCGATGTTGGACGCGCGCCATTATGCTTATTGGCACAACACCGCGACCGCCGGCACCTTCGGCGCTGCAGCGGCGGCGGCCAGCCGGCTCGACCTTGACAGCGCCCAGACGGTTTCGGCGCTGGGGCTGGCGGGATCGGTCACGGGCGGGCTGTGGCAGATGCGCCACGAACCGGTGATGGCGAAGCAATGGCATCTGGCGCATTGCCTGACGACGGGTGTTGCCGCCGCGCGCAATGCCGCGCACGGGATCACCGGGCCGCGCTTTATTCTGGAAGGGCCGCAGGGCCTGCTCACCGCAAGCTGCGCCGAACCCAGGCCGCTCGAACTGCCGGATCATTGGCGGATCGATGAAGTCAGCTTCAAGCCATGGGGCGCCTGCCGCCACGCGCACCCCGCCATTGACGCCGCGCTTGAACTGAAGGCGCAAGGCGCGCTTGAAGGCCCGGTCACACTGTCCAGCTACCGCGATGCGATGGTGTTCTGCGATCGGCCCAACCCGCAAAGCGTGATCGACGCCAAATTCTCGATTCAGCACGCGGTAGCGATCGTCATGGCGCGCGGCGTTCCCGTGCTCACCGATTTCGAACCCGAGGCGATCGCCGAATTGGCGCCGCTGCGCGCGCTGGTGACCGTGGCCGAGGATCTGGCGATCACTGCGGATTATCCGGCGCATTTCGGCGCTCGCATCGAAAGCGCGACCGGGCGGGTGATGCTGCGCGATGCGCTGGGCGATCCCGAACGCCCGCTTGCGGATGCGGGCATCATTGAAAAGGCGCAGGCGCTGATGGCCTGGGGCGGGATCGATCCGAGCCGCGCCGAAGCCGCGATACAGGCGGTACTCGAGGGCGACCGGGTTTCCGCAATCACCGATATTCTGGGGGAATGGCTGTGA
- a CDS encoding REDY-like protein HapK — MRIIVLFNLKPGVDAAAYENWARTTDIPGVNALGSVKDFQVHRATGVLGSDAASPYAYFEVIDITDIEAFGVDASSEAVQKVAAEFQQFADNPQFILTETL, encoded by the coding sequence ATGCGGATCATCGTTCTTTTCAACCTGAAGCCCGGCGTCGACGCCGCAGCCTATGAAAACTGGGCGCGCACCACCGACATTCCGGGCGTCAACGCGCTTGGCTCGGTAAAGGATTTCCAGGTGCACCGCGCCACCGGCGTGCTCGGCAGCGACGCGGCCTCGCCCTATGCCTATTTCGAGGTGATCGACATCACCGACATCGAAGCCTTTGGCGTCGATGCGTCGAGCGAAGCCGTCCAGAAGGTTGCCGCCGAATTCCAGCAGTTCGCCGACAATCCGCAGTTCATCCTGACGGAGACGCTGTGA
- a CDS encoding GntR family transcriptional regulator, which yields MSADVEKVSGRGSRKPRYQELAEDLRAGILRGDFPDPAQFPTESVLCARYGVSRFTVREALRALQTEGLIQRKRGSGTVIQPASARGGALHQPLSNVGEILQYARDTQYLFTEQGVVPLPKKLAVHIGVPAGGRWYHFRGLRTRTGAAEPIALTDAYIHQDLEAAAREIRPNESTIFQQLERLSGVKVVSVTQDIQAVPASGPIAAELGIPRRSPCLRILRCYLDAQGRIIEISASHHPGDRFAYAMHIEVEK from the coding sequence TTGTCGGCCGACGTTGAAAAGGTTTCCGGACGTGGCTCCAGAAAACCGCGTTATCAGGAACTTGCCGAAGATCTGCGCGCAGGAATATTGCGGGGCGACTTTCCCGATCCCGCCCAGTTCCCTACCGAAAGCGTGCTGTGCGCGCGTTACGGGGTGAGCCGCTTCACCGTCCGCGAGGCGCTGCGCGCGCTGCAGACCGAAGGGCTTATCCAGCGCAAGCGCGGCTCGGGCACGGTCATTCAGCCCGCGTCCGCACGCGGCGGCGCGCTGCACCAGCCGCTGTCCAACGTCGGTGAAATTCTGCAATATGCGCGCGACACCCAATATCTGTTCACCGAACAGGGGGTCGTTCCGCTGCCCAAGAAGCTGGCCGTCCATATCGGCGTTCCGGCGGGCGGGCGCTGGTATCATTTCCGCGGCCTGCGGACGCGCACCGGCGCCGCCGAGCCGATCGCGCTGACCGACGCCTATATCCATCAGGATCTCGAAGCCGCCGCGCGGGAAATCCGCCCGAACGAGTCGACGATCTTCCAGCAGCTCGAGCGCCTTTCCGGCGTCAAGGTCGTCAGCGTCACGCAGGACATTCAGGCGGTTCCCGCGAGCGGACCGATCGCCGCAGAGCTGGGCATTCCGCGCCGCAGCCCCTGCCTCCGGATCCTGCGCTGCTACCTCGACGCGCAGGGCCGTATCATCGAGATTTCGGCCAGCCACCATCCCGGTGACCGCTTCGCCTACGCGATGCACATCGAAGTCGAAAAATAA